In Pseudorca crassidens isolate mPseCra1 chromosome 17, mPseCra1.hap1, whole genome shotgun sequence, the DNA window aatctataccattcaaatataaaaaaaatctgttgcatttaggTTAAATACctaattatgtaaataaaatttaaaaaataaaatgtaagatgATTTCTTATAAACTTAAAATAAGAATGAGTTTCtttaatgaaatgtaaaattcGAACCTTGAATAAAAGAGTTGACATATTGATCCACATAAAAATATCCTGTTCAATAAAAATCACTATAAACAGCCAAGTCACAAACTGGGAGTAGATGTTTGCAACACATGTAAACAATGTAGGATCAATATTTCATAGTTATAAAGCATTTCTATAAATTAGCAGGACAGTAACTAATAGGAAAATGGACAAATGAGGATTGAAGCAGGCAATTTCTAGAAGGGACCATACTGGACTGATGGATAAAGAATTGATAAGATGTTCAACTTCACTAGAAATTGGTGAAATATATGAGAAACAAGGAGATCTAGGAAAtcggtaaaatattttaaattcttacaataccaaatgttggtaAGGGTGTTTAGAAAGGGACATTTTTAGACCCTATTGTCTTTTGCATAGCTTGATAAGCCTAATTTGCAGAACAATTGTGTAGTATCTAGTAAGTAAAATTGTACCCATTTTTAACCTAGCAGTTCTGTTACTAGCTGTGATTTTAGAAAAACTCCCTAGTATATGAGCAGGGAAACATATACAGACTTAATTATGGAAtcatttgcattaaaaaattaaatacagtacATAATGTTTATTACAAggtttttcttttacttgttttttcatgtatttatttattcagtttacATGGTCTATACATAAAATCACTTTAAAACCTCTAAATTATCTCATGTCCATTAAATGGAAACAGTAATGCTAGGCCTGtttaaattacaagaaaaaatcacTCTATACCaacaaagtgttttaaaaaaccaAGGTCAAAGGAAGTAGTCTTGGGGGAGAGGCATTCCTGAGCTGGTGGCTGGATCCCAGGAGCTGCTGGgcgaaagaaggaaaaagatgcTTTCAGACAGGAGTGGTTTGATTAGAGCCCAGTGACACAGCTAAAGGGAGTTAATCATAATTCCATGTCTCAACATAGTAAATCTCAAATGCAGTgtcaagagaaaaattaaaaaaagcaaaaagacatgGCAAAAAGACATGCCAtggcaaaaagacaaaaagactaaCAGCATTTATCGGGTGTTATTCTATGTTGAGCATGTTGTAAATACagtttatataaagtttaaagtaACAGggaaaatattgcaaatattgTTTAGggagaaatattttgtaaaagaatAATATGGACAGTAATGATAATCACCAAAGTCATTAGAGGGAGTGCCTGGGAAAGGGCTGGTGGGGGAGGATGTGGGAGATTGAGCAGCAGTTCACAGAAAGCTTTAGCTatatctctatatctgtgaaGACCTagtccattaaaaacaaaaagttttgaGGCAAATTTGGCAAACTGAATCTGTGGTGTGgtgaatatatgaatatacattacTTTTTCCCCTAGGTAAGTTTTAGTCTATTTGAAATATTCTAaatgtttagaaattttaaaattgccaTTGCAGTTATTTTTGCAGTGTGTTTAACTTAGCAGCTTTGTGAAATGTATGGCAACACAGGGTAAATTGCCCTATACTTAATATCTCCAGTGGTAACAAGGCATTATTTAGAAATTTCGCCCAGAATTCACCTCTGTAAACTCTGCAGTAATGAAGTAGTTAAGTTCAGGACTTCTATATTGATCAGCATTGCTTTGAATATAATTCAACGATTAGTGCTAGAGGAATACACACCTGTGGGAAGGCAGAATGAACTAAGAGGACTCAGATCATCTATGGATTCACtgcatatttacatttttatatgtttacagTGGAAAAAAGTTAAGTTGCACAATGAAAGCATTAAGAAATATGCTTAAAACTTCCTGCTCAACAAAAAATGCTATAAACAAATTTAGTCAACTCACACactgattttaaaatcattaaatcTGAAGACATTGCCTCCATTTTCTTGAGTTTAGTTAGGACACTTCTGGCTGCTTAATATGAATTTTCAGATTTAAATTGGAGTaaagagaatgaatgaagaatatgtataaaaaattaataggtatctttaaaattttttctattagtTTTCTTTGGTTACATTTAGATATcatgccaaaaaaaaagcaagtactAAGAATGGAAAACAAAGATTTTTCAGCTGAGAGGATTTATGACTTTATTATCAAATATGTAGTCAGTCATTCAAGCAACAGTTAGTTATTGAgtatctgctctgtgccaggtacagTTCGAAGTGCTGAGGAAGGAGCAGAGAACAAAGTAAATGAGAAACCCCTGCCGTCATTTTATTTGTGCTCGAAGGAGGAAGGGGTAGAACTTACTTTCTCATCATCTAGTGCCCATATACAAGGAAACCTACTAAATGGTAATTGAGAATCTTTGTGGTTTGGggaaggaaaggggtggggggagtgcaCTGAATGGGATTTCTTGGATAACCGTAATTACAGAAGGAAAACACGCACTGGCTTCTCCTATTATATAAATGAGAACGTTTATAGTAATTTTCTGAGAATGGCATTCTCAAATGTTTTAAGTGCAGAAGAAGAATAAATGGTCGAGTCTGCTTTTCAGCTGTGCTATGACTGCCtgttttactctttttccttCCCAACTCTACTGAGCTTATTACTTGATTGATGGgtttttcgttttctttttttttccctgaagagtAAATTATTGTATTTATTCAGTAAGGAGTTCAAGTGAAATGTAAAGTACTCTTTTATTCAACTAGCTCTTTACTTTCTTGTTAAGACCTTCTGTGTGTGTCAGGCACAGTCCCAGGCTCTGTGTGTTCAGAAATGCACAGCTCCTCCTCCAGGGGGTCTGTGGGCTGACAGGCCAAATGCCAGTGCCAGTTGTCATGCAGCATGGCAGGTGATCTTAAGGAGGGCTAGACATAGTTCTGAGTGAGCAATCCTGCCTGAGGTTCAGAAGCTGTGTAGCTGGAAGATTTTTTTCGTTGTTGGGGCTTCAAAAATGAGTGATGGTTTGCCAGATGTGAAGTGTGAGGTGGGCTTCCCAGCAACTTCACAACCCCGTGACTCCCGTCTGTCACTCAGTGCATTCATTGCCTCAACGTGCCGTAGCTTCTGTATGTCATTCATTCggtcattcatttatccattgattTATGCCATCAAATTTAGTATATGTATTATACTCCTTTTGTGGGCCATTTGCTAAGCAGTAGTGAAATGTGTAAGAAAGATGCTGCATTTACCTTCATTTTATATGTCAACACCAATGGCTAGAGTTATTGGCACGTAGGCATTCTAATCCAAAGATTTTTGAATTcaaaatactgggttggccagaaagttcctttgggttttttgtaACATCCACGGAAAAACCCGAAggaacttttggccaacccagtgtgTGAGTTATTATAGTCAGATGGGTAACATGACTTGGTTTTGAATAGAAGTACTTAGTTATATTCTACAGTGAACAAGAGCATTTAGAGGTTATATAATGCATCTGATCATAGTATCGAACCtgatcagaaaaacaaagaaaacggAATTCTTCTGGAGCTTGCTTTATATACTTGTTTCCACACAATCCAAATAATTCCCATTCACTACAATTCTGGGAGAACACAAGAGCACACAGCAATTTTAGGTAGATTATCTTGTTGGTTCTGACAGCATCCCTATGGATCATGAATATAGACTCCATGACTTTTCCAGAAACATAGGAATAGTATGTGGTAGAACTCTAACTTGATTCTAGTGTTCACTTCACCATGCCCATGAGAAAACTCTGAAATTCCTAGATGCctctcatacttttttttcttctgatatatctttttatactttaaaagtaacttttttttccttacttagCTTTCCTTTAACAAGaaggcaaatattttcttttttttttaagtaaaataagtaaaacagtGGGGTAATGTAGCTaccaatataaaaatgtttacatttctaaaatatgGTAGATTTAGGGAACTGTGAACAtagccatttgtgtgtgtgtgtgtgtgtgtgtgtgtatagaataTAACTTCAATAAATTAGATTTCGtcacaaatacaaaattatatttttaaacatattgatATTTCACTTCATCATATGATATAACCACGTGCTGAAAATGAAGATGAATTTGGAATTTCAAAGTCACACGCAAAAGTATAATCCATCAATGGTCCTCATTCTTCTTGGTGAATCCTTCCCTTTTAGGATATTTCCTTTCACTGAAATGACTGGACATAAGGCATGTCAATGCAAAACATAAGTGAAGAATTTAGAGAAGCTAAATTTTACCAGGGGAATAGATGGGAAGTAGAGATTAAGGAAGCAGGGAGCCATTGAAAAATGTTGGGTGGAATTGAGAGGGGCTTAATGTAGCGTAAGGGAGATGGGCTTTCAAGAGAGCTCCGAAGTCGGACGAGTGGAAACAAGAAAGTGATAGAGAGCTATAAGGAAGGGTCAGCAACTGTTTAGTAACTGTGCGCCTCTGCAAGACCCCAGTGCCTGGTGTTGTGGACTCAGTGGAGTTCTCAATATTCTTGAGGTCTGGAAAAACATGTTCTCGTCAGATGAGAAGAAAAGATCTAAAAAAGATAAAGCAAGTCTGAGAGGTGGAGTAGAAATTGAAATTTAGGACTATTGTTGTCAGTGGCACACTATGAGCAACTTTTAAAAGGCTTGTTAGGGTAAAAATGCACTTTTTGGCTTTTTAAGAAAGCATAccatgaagaaagaaataattgatcaTATACTCAGAGCTAAGCATAACTATTGGCTTGCTGTCCCTACCATAACAAccaaaaattgaggggaagggagAGCAAAGATGCTGATCTTGGGAGCTTCAGATTGCCACAGCAGCCAGCAAACAACAATTGGACCGTGGATCAGTATTTCAAGCAAACAGTCTTGACTGTTTTACCAGCATAATCCCAGGACCTTCACTTTAAGCCAATGTTCTTTGCCCTAAGAAAGCGTCACACAAagcatttgtttctttgtgactGAAGAACAATTAATTTAGTTCAACTCACTTTGTTGAGTATGTACTATATGAAAAAACCGTACCTAGTCCATAAATCCTAGTTCTCCATGACCATAACCACTGGAGGCTGCTGTTTCAACATACCAACAGAGGCAGTGAATCTCTAGAAGCAAAACAATCTAGGCCAAAACAAATTAGTAAAGGATGTCTGAGGGtaagtggttttttttaattgatataaaaTTTATATCCAGTGAAATGCACAGTTGAGTACTCTCttctacatgattttttttccaccttGAATTCTGTGAAACCAGTTTGCCCTGGTCTTTCTCCTACACCTTTGGCTATTCCACCCCTCTCTCATCATAGTTACCTATCGCTTCACTAAATGTTGATATTCCAATGTCTGACTTCTTCTCTTCTCAGGTTACATATTCTCTTTATACTGTGTTGCTTTCAATAACCTCATCAGCATCACATCTACAAATCTAGACCCTATTTCCCATCTGCTCCATTCGTATATATCCAGCAAGCAATGGGACCTCTTTGCTTAGTGGTCCCATAAGAACTTTAAATTTGTCATGTGCAAAAATGAACTTATTGCCTCTCACTACAAACATGCTTTTaattatgttttcattattagCACTAATGAAAACATACTATTCAAAACAATTCAAGCAATCGAGCACTTTTGTGTGATAAGGGATGTGTCAAACATTATAAATCAGGTAACCCTCTTTTGGGAGAACTGATAGTTTAGCCATTTATTCACGCCAAACCTGGCCATCATTCTGGagctttcctccttcctcattgCACCCACCCAGAATCCCCCCAAAATTTCACCTCCCCCTCGTCATCGTGGTCCTTGCTTCTTTCTCTGGAATCTCtcaaatctgtttctttcttcaatCACTGTCCTTGTCAAAaatctttctactttctttccaGACTTCCACACAGGGAGTATTGTTACAACAGATTCAGACTCCGTTCCTTAGGCATAGAGGTAACGGAGGGATGAATTCTGATTGGAGATTTACTCATCAACCATGTATTGAGTTTCTGTTAGGCATAAAATAAGTCTATTAAAGTAGCAGAACAGAATTAGTCCGAGTGGAGCAAACGAGCTGAGTGGTTGAGTAGTCGAGTCCCGGAGACCGGTAGCGCTTGCAGCATGGCTGACCAGCTGACTGAAGAGCAGATTGCAGAATTCAAAGAAGCTTTTCCACTATTTGACAAGGATGGTGATGGAACTATAACAACAAAGGAGTTGGGAACTGTAATGAGGTCTCTTGGGCAGAATCCCACAGAAGCAGCGTTACAGGACATGATTAATGAGGTGGATGCTGATGGTAACGGCACAATTGACTTCCCGGAATTTCTGACAATGAtggcaagaaaaatgaaagacacaGACAGTGAAGAAGAAATTAGAGAAGCATTCCTTGTGTTTGATAAGGATGGTAATGGCTATATTAGTGCAGCAGAGCTCCGCCATGTGATGACAAACCTTGGAGAGAAGTTAACAGATGAAGAGGTTGATGAAATCATCAGGGAAGCAGATATTGATGGTGATGATCAAGTAAACTATGAAGAGTTTGTACAAATGATAACAGCAAAGTGAAGACATTGTACAGAATGTGTTAAATTTC includes these proteins:
- the LOC137210237 gene encoding calmodulin-1-like encodes the protein MADQLTEEQIAEFKEAFPLFDKDGDGTITTKELGTVMRSLGQNPTEAALQDMINEVDADGNGTIDFPEFLTMMARKMKDTDSEEEIREAFLVFDKDGNGYISAAELRHVMTNLGEKLTDEEVDEIIREADIDGDDQVNYEEFVQMITAK